The following proteins are co-located in the Vigna unguiculata cultivar IT97K-499-35 chromosome 9, ASM411807v1, whole genome shotgun sequence genome:
- the LOC114196302 gene encoding protein JINGUBANG-like: MEYPPSYSFASSSHSSHHQPPSTSLSSQRSLISVPSLNPSTTTAAAATFHQCLTTLKGHTSHISSLTLSGKFLYTGSSDREIRSWNRTPLSSHPQNTILAGNGAVKSLIIQSNKLFSAHQDHKIRVWKISDTKHEHDVDEHKKYTHVATLPTLGDRASKVLIPKNHVQIRRHKKCTWVHHVDTVSALALSKDGTLLYSVSWDRSIKMWRTKDFACVESVTNAHDDAINAVAVSYDGRVYTGSADKRIKVWRKEEGERKHTLVECLEKHNSGVNALALSSDERHLYSGACDRSVLVWEKKGERMGLVGALRGHTKSILCLAVAGDLVCSGSADKTIRIWRGFHAQYSCLAVLEGHGGSIKCLTAVLDHCNPSHSQTSFLVYSGGLDCDIKVWQILVPSI, encoded by the coding sequence ATGGAATACCCTCCATCATATAGCTTCGCTTCCTCTTCTCACTCCTCCCACCATCAACCACCCTCAACATCCCTCTCTTCACAGCGCAGCCTTATCTCAGTTCCATCTCTCAACCCTTCCACCACCaccgccgccgccgccaccTTCCACCAGTGCCtcaccaccctcaagggccaCACCTCCCACATCTCCTCCCTAACCCTCTCCGGCAAATTCCTTTACACGGGCTCCTCCGACAGGGAAATCAGGTCCTGGAACCGCACCCCTCTCAGCTCCCACCCTCAAAACACCATTCTCGCCGGAAACGGCGCCGTTAAGTCCTTGATTATTCAATCCAACAAACTCTTCAGCGCCCACCAAGACCACAAAATCCGCGTCTGGAAAATCAGCGACACCAAACACGAACATGACGTTGACGAGCATAAAAAATACACGCACGTGGCCACACTCCCCACTCTCGGAGACCGCGCCTCGAAGGTTCTGATCCCGAAGAACCATGTCCAAATCCGAAGGCACAAGAAGTGCACGTGGGTTCATCACGTGGACACCGTGTCCGCGCTCGCCCTGTCGAAAGACGGGACCTTGCTGTACTCCGTTTCGTGGGACAGGAGCATAAAAATGTGGAGAACGAAGGACTTCGCGTGTGTGGAGTCTGTGACGAACGCACACGACGACGCCATAAACGCGGTGGCGGTTTCTTACGACGGGCGCGTGTACACGGGATCAGCAGACAAGAGAATCAAGGTgtggaggaaggaggaaggggAAAGAAAACACACGCTGGTGGAGTGTTTGGAGAAGCACAATTCCGGGGTGAATGCTTTGGCTCTGAGCAGTGACGAGAGGCATTTGTATTCGGGTGCATGCGATAGATCGGTGTTGGTTTGGGAGAAAAAGGGAGAGAGAATGGGGTTGGTGGGTGCGTTGAGGGGCCATACAAAATCCATTTTGTGTTTGGCTGTTGCGGGTGATTTGGTGTGCAGTGGCTCTGCTGATAAAACGATAAGAATTTGGCGAGGCTTTCATGCACAGTATTCTTGTTTAGCTGTTTTGGAAGGACACGGTGGTTCGATCAAGTGTTTAACTGCCGTGCTTGACCACTGTAACCCGTCGCACTCCCAGACATCTTTTCTTGTCTACAGTGGCGGTTTGGACTGCGACATTAAGGTTTGGCAGATTTTGGTTCCTTCTATCTGA